In a genomic window of Halorientalis sp. IM1011:
- a CDS encoding carbohydrate ABC transporter permease, producing the protein MSRENSGIDRGSRLPFLSTLSRGQRESAYRYAWFGVLLAGLALIAFPLFWMFSTALRPNSQMFTQPIPLVPRTLTLEHFTAIFTETAFVTFYKNSIIVAVGVVFTTTVTATLGGYGLTRLDIPFKKTFARTILFGYMFPPILLSIPMFLFWRELGIINSYVGLILAETAISLPFSLWLMWQFFQTVPESLEESAQMSGASRFRAFWDIALPMAKPGMVAVAVFSYAVSWNAYTMPKVLMTNLEKWPLTVGVHSLTQQHQVLWGQVMAASALIILPAFVFVYFLQKYLLRGFEAGGIG; encoded by the coding sequence ATGAGCCGGGAAAATTCGGGCATCGACAGGGGCTCTCGGCTTCCCTTCCTGTCGACCCTCTCGCGTGGCCAGCGAGAGTCCGCCTATCGGTACGCGTGGTTCGGCGTGCTCCTCGCGGGCCTGGCACTCATTGCCTTCCCGCTGTTCTGGATGTTCTCGACGGCGCTCCGTCCGAACAGTCAGATGTTCACGCAGCCGATCCCGCTCGTGCCGCGGACGCTGACGCTCGAGCACTTCACGGCCATCTTCACTGAAACTGCGTTCGTGACGTTCTACAAGAACAGCATCATCGTGGCCGTCGGCGTCGTGTTCACGACGACCGTGACGGCGACGCTCGGTGGCTACGGGCTCACCCGTCTCGACATCCCGTTCAAGAAAACCTTCGCTCGCACCATTCTGTTCGGCTACATGTTCCCGCCGATTCTCCTGTCGATCCCGATGTTTCTGTTCTGGCGAGAACTCGGCATCATCAACAGCTACGTCGGTCTCATACTGGCGGAGACGGCGATCTCGTTGCCGTTCTCGCTGTGGTTGATGTGGCAGTTCTTCCAGACCGTCCCCGAGAGTCTGGAAGAGTCGGCACAGATGTCCGGGGCGAGTCGCTTCCGGGCGTTCTGGGACATCGCTCTCCCGATGGCCAAGCCGGGGATGGTCGCAGTCGCGGTCTTCTCCTACGCGGTGTCGTGGAACGCGTACACGATGCCCAAGGTGTTGATGACGAACCTGGAGAAGTGGCCGCTGACCGTCGGGGTCCACTCCCTGACCCAGCAGCACCAGGTGCTGTGGGGGCAGGTGATGGCTGCGAGCGCACTCATCATCCTGCCAGCGTTCGTGTTCGTCTACTTCCTGCAGAAATACCTCCTTCGCGGGTTCGAGGCAGGTGGTATCGGATGA
- a CDS encoding ABC transporter ATP-binding protein produces MNQNTPSNSDGGTDSIAESDSGAPATAQSANSEATATAVTLEDLYKEFPSPDGGTITAVNGISLEIKDGEFFTFVGPSGCGKTTTLRMIAGLETPTSGSLYFQGEDVTDLAANDRNLAMMFQNIALYPHMKIKDNISYPLKVRNVPKSERYDKAADAAEVMQIPDLLEKHPAELSGGQRQRAALARTIVQDPVAFLMDEPLSDLDAKLQVEIRKEIQRVHNQVEKPTIYVTHNQEEAMTMSDRIAVLNDGEVAQVGTPEELYSEPANVFVAEFIGMPSMNFISGELRELDQSETTVSSYGETFTWGIEGIRREPSSDDVTIGFRPEATSLAKDEANADIEGEVQLLERIGDRLLAYIDGPEDEIRLTVDASDDIREGQHIPICIDTDGMYLFDRDTEELIACGQGA; encoded by the coding sequence ATGAATCAGAACACGCCATCCAACTCGGACGGAGGGACCGACAGCATCGCTGAGTCAGACAGCGGCGCACCGGCTACTGCACAGTCAGCAAACTCTGAGGCGACTGCGACTGCAGTTACACTCGAGGACCTCTATAAGGAATTCCCGTCACCCGACGGCGGGACGATCACGGCAGTGAACGGCATCTCTCTCGAAATCAAAGACGGCGAATTCTTCACCTTCGTTGGTCCGTCCGGGTGTGGGAAAACGACGACACTTCGGATGATCGCAGGTCTCGAAACACCGACGAGCGGGTCCCTATACTTCCAAGGCGAGGACGTAACGGACCTGGCCGCCAACGACCGGAATCTCGCGATGATGTTCCAGAACATCGCGCTCTATCCGCACATGAAGATCAAGGATAACATCTCCTATCCACTGAAGGTTCGGAACGTCCCGAAATCCGAACGTTACGACAAGGCGGCAGACGCGGCCGAAGTGATGCAGATTCCGGATCTCCTCGAGAAACACCCGGCCGAACTCTCCGGTGGTCAGCGCCAGCGGGCAGCTCTCGCACGGACCATCGTGCAGGATCCGGTCGCATTCCTCATGGACGAACCACTGTCTGACCTCGACGCGAAACTCCAGGTCGAAATCCGGAAGGAAATCCAGCGAGTCCACAACCAAGTCGAGAAACCCACCATCTACGTTACCCACAATCAGGAGGAAGCTATGACTATGTCCGACCGCATCGCGGTACTCAACGACGGTGAAGTCGCACAGGTCGGCACCCCCGAGGAACTCTATAGCGAACCGGCCAACGTTTTCGTCGCGGAGTTCATCGGCATGCCGTCGATGAACTTCATCTCGGGCGAACTCCGCGAGCTCGACCAGAGTGAAACGACGGTGTCAAGCTATGGCGAAACCTTCACTTGGGGTATCGAAGGCATTCGGCGCGAACCATCGAGCGACGACGTCACGATCGGCTTCCGCCCGGAAGCAACCTCGTTGGCAAAAGACGAGGCCAACGCCGATATCGAAGGTGAAGTCCAGTTACTCGAACGCATCGGTGATCGACTGCTCGCGTATATCGATGGTCCAGAAGATGAGATTCGGCTGACTGTCGATGCCAGTGACGATATTCGAGAAGGCCAGCACATCCCCATTTGCATCGACACGGACGGGATGTACCTGTTCGACCGTGACACGGAGGAACTGATCGCCTGCGGCCAGGGCGCCTGA
- a CDS encoding CoA ester lyase, whose amino-acid sequence MRPLRTLLYIPANRHEWVVDAPTNTDADAFIFDLEDAVPVDEKAQARDTLIEGLETFDDPDATITVRVNPVDSRFFEADLDRIVTPAVDALVLPKLETAADVQRVDHLLTYLERVRGIGDPIEILALPETAQGFHNAHDIAAASDRVGALIGATSKGADVERALGYEWTAAGDEKQYMLSKIAMDGRAAGITQLLAGPWLDIDDAEGLVDEAAWCRQLGFTGYQCIHPSQVAPVNEIFTPDPEEVQRCREIVSAVDEAEAAAHGSVSYKGEMLDLAHVRHAEDVIERAEQFDI is encoded by the coding sequence ATGCGACCGCTACGAACACTCCTCTACATTCCAGCGAACCGTCACGAGTGGGTCGTCGATGCACCCACCAACACCGATGCAGATGCCTTCATCTTCGACTTGGAAGACGCTGTTCCGGTCGACGAGAAGGCCCAAGCGCGCGATACACTTATAGAGGGACTCGAAACATTCGACGATCCGGATGCAACGATCACCGTCCGTGTCAATCCGGTCGACTCGCGGTTCTTCGAAGCTGATCTCGATCGAATCGTGACACCGGCGGTCGATGCACTTGTCCTCCCGAAACTCGAAACGGCTGCGGATGTCCAGCGAGTCGATCATCTGCTAACGTACCTGGAACGGGTGCGTGGTATTGGTGATCCAATCGAGATACTCGCCTTACCCGAAACCGCTCAAGGCTTTCACAATGCTCACGACATCGCAGCAGCCAGCGACCGCGTTGGGGCGCTGATCGGTGCTACGAGCAAGGGGGCTGATGTCGAACGGGCACTCGGCTACGAGTGGACAGCAGCCGGTGACGAGAAACAGTATATGCTCTCAAAAATCGCAATGGATGGGCGCGCTGCTGGTATTACTCAGCTACTCGCTGGTCCCTGGCTCGATATCGACGATGCCGAGGGACTGGTCGATGAGGCTGCGTGGTGCCGTCAGCTTGGATTCACCGGCTATCAATGTATCCACCCGTCGCAGGTTGCCCCCGTAAACGAGATCTTCACACCGGATCCCGAGGAAGTCCAGCGCTGTCGGGAAATCGTCTCTGCTGTCGACGAAGCAGAGGCCGCTGCTCATGGGAGCGTCAGCTACAAGGGTGAAATGCTCGATTTGGCACACGTCAGACACGCTGAAGACGTCATCGAGCGAGCGGAACAGTTCGATATATAG
- a CDS encoding succinylglutamate desuccinylase/aspartoacylase family protein, whose amino-acid sequence MFGADVTPATTILGPGADADVAIVGGIHGDEPSGVRAVRRVIESNPSFQRPVKLVIANPPAVASHRRYLDVDMNRVFPGDPASPDQERRLAAATLKEINDCSVVLSLHSTHSYDDPIALVSRSNPPVQGLAARLPVSHIVDPTPCFDGAFPACAPVVSVEAGRQLTEEATENATDIVAAFLRLTDALPGEVPTTDSTYYTVTDAVSKQPDTDYELQIENFEVVEPGTTVARSEDREYVADDAFVPILMSETGYDDILGYKGETAGTSLSSARATWGVPPRSSD is encoded by the coding sequence GTGTTCGGAGCAGACGTCACGCCGGCCACGACGATACTCGGGCCAGGTGCTGACGCTGATGTTGCCATCGTCGGAGGTATTCACGGCGACGAACCGAGCGGCGTTCGCGCAGTCCGACGCGTCATCGAATCCAATCCCTCCTTTCAGCGGCCCGTCAAACTCGTGATAGCGAATCCGCCCGCCGTCGCGAGTCACCGCCGCTACCTCGATGTGGACATGAACCGGGTGTTTCCGGGCGATCCTGCCAGCCCGGACCAGGAACGCAGACTCGCCGCTGCGACACTCAAGGAAATCAACGACTGTAGCGTCGTCCTCTCGCTTCATTCGACGCACTCCTACGACGATCCGATCGCGCTCGTCTCCCGGTCGAACCCACCTGTTCAGGGCCTGGCCGCGCGCCTTCCGGTATCTCACATCGTCGATCCAACGCCCTGTTTCGACGGAGCGTTCCCAGCTTGCGCTCCCGTCGTCAGTGTGGAAGCAGGGCGACAGCTCACCGAGGAAGCGACCGAAAACGCCACGGATATCGTTGCGGCGTTTCTACGACTGACCGACGCGCTCCCGGGAGAGGTGCCGACGACTGATTCGACATATTATACGGTGACCGATGCCGTCTCGAAACAGCCCGATACCGACTATGAACTTCAGATCGAGAACTTCGAGGTGGTCGAACCCGGGACGACTGTCGCACGGAGCGAAGACCGTGAGTACGTGGCCGACGACGCCTTCGTCCCCATCCTGATGTCCGAGACAGGATACGACGACATCCTCGGCTACAAGGGCGAGACTGCGGGCACGTCACTTTCTTCAGCACGAGCTACCTGGGGTGTTCCGCCGAGGTCTTCGGACTAA
- a CDS encoding heavy metal translocating P-type ATPase: MSTCTLCDLPVEDPIIDEAIDGEFCCRGCLEVARLVDNGEDVDLSIAAVRDRVAAGDSRPDVPEGAETAYLSIDGMHCQTCEGFIELLAEEEDGVHEARASYATEMAQVVYDPAQIDRNAIAAALSRLGYQARDPDEENDSLRSRVEFGKYRAVLAAVLMMPVLILYVLFIYPVYLGIYPESFLYGSTVEAMVFGPLAVWSTLIVIGLGYPIFRGAYVSLKVGRPNMDVLIAIAVLAAYLYSLATYLTGGRDPYFDVAVMVLAIVTIGNHLESRVKRAALGNRADLTDSRVEEARRLDDDSEATETIDIAACEPGDRLLVKPGERIPVDGQIVDGTATIDEALVTGESLPQRKSVGDTVLGGSILTDNAVVVEVGPENTSTMDRLVELLWNVKSSATGVQHIVNRFAVLFVPFVLGLAALTTTGWFVLGNDLNTAILAGVSVLVVSCPCSLGIATPLALAAATRDATDNRMLVLNESVLEQIDDSAVVVFDKTGTLTTGEMELVDVVGDDSDEVLAMAAAVERRSSHPIAAAIDDAAPPTTRSVSRFESADRTVSALVDDTRVVVGHPDSFGADEWTIPAEIGAAVTDAYESGTHPTAVAWDGVVQGIVSVRDTPRENWDRVVSDLAAADRDIVVLTGDDERMTETFANHPAIDHVFAGVRPESKEVIVQGLRERGTTTMIGDGTNDAPALASADLGIAVSSSTDLAIEAADAVVLDDRLDAVPEVFELASETRGRIKQNLLWAAGYNAIALPLAMAGLITPLIAAVMMAISSLIVVFNSKRRLLSANGDQVAATDSSDGNDQLGSPAHSD, translated from the coding sequence ATGTCCACCTGCACACTCTGTGACCTCCCTGTCGAAGACCCAATCATCGACGAGGCCATCGACGGCGAGTTCTGCTGTCGGGGGTGTCTAGAGGTCGCACGCCTGGTCGACAACGGTGAGGATGTCGACCTCTCCATTGCGGCCGTCCGTGACCGCGTCGCGGCCGGGGATTCCCGACCCGATGTCCCCGAGGGTGCCGAGACAGCCTACCTCTCGATCGACGGCATGCACTGTCAGACCTGCGAAGGATTCATCGAACTCCTTGCCGAGGAAGAGGACGGCGTTCACGAGGCACGTGCGAGCTACGCGACCGAAATGGCGCAGGTGGTGTACGATCCCGCCCAGATCGATCGCAACGCGATCGCTGCGGCACTCAGTCGACTGGGCTATCAGGCCCGCGATCCCGACGAGGAAAACGACTCGCTGCGTTCGCGCGTCGAGTTCGGCAAATACCGTGCAGTACTCGCGGCGGTACTGATGATGCCCGTGTTGATTCTCTACGTCCTGTTCATCTATCCGGTGTATCTCGGCATCTATCCCGAGAGCTTCCTCTACGGGAGTACCGTCGAGGCGATGGTGTTCGGGCCGCTAGCGGTCTGGAGCACACTCATCGTTATCGGGCTCGGATACCCCATCTTCCGCGGGGCCTACGTGAGCCTGAAAGTCGGGCGGCCGAACATGGACGTGTTGATCGCCATCGCGGTGCTCGCAGCGTATCTCTACTCGCTGGCCACCTACCTCACGGGCGGTCGCGATCCGTACTTCGACGTCGCAGTGATGGTACTCGCGATCGTCACTATCGGCAACCATCTCGAGTCACGGGTCAAACGCGCTGCGCTCGGGAATCGCGCTGACCTCACTGATTCACGCGTCGAGGAGGCACGCCGGCTCGACGACGACAGCGAGGCCACCGAAACCATCGACATTGCAGCGTGTGAGCCCGGCGACCGGCTGTTAGTCAAACCCGGCGAACGGATCCCAGTCGACGGCCAGATCGTCGACGGAACGGCCACGATCGACGAGGCGCTCGTCACAGGTGAATCGCTCCCGCAACGGAAATCCGTCGGGGACACCGTACTCGGCGGGTCGATCCTCACTGACAATGCGGTCGTCGTCGAAGTTGGGCCAGAAAACACCAGCACGATGGATCGCCTCGTCGAACTCCTCTGGAACGTCAAGAGCTCGGCGACAGGTGTCCAGCACATCGTCAACCGCTTTGCGGTACTGTTCGTTCCGTTCGTACTCGGACTCGCCGCACTGACTACCACTGGCTGGTTCGTCCTCGGCAACGACCTGAATACAGCGATACTGGCCGGTGTCTCCGTGCTAGTGGTCTCGTGTCCGTGTTCGCTCGGTATCGCGACCCCGCTCGCCCTCGCGGCGGCCACCCGCGATGCCACCGACAATCGCATGCTCGTTCTCAACGAGTCAGTGCTCGAGCAGATCGACGACTCCGCAGTCGTCGTGTTCGACAAGACGGGAACGCTCACCACGGGGGAGATGGAACTCGTGGACGTCGTCGGCGACGACTCCGACGAAGTGCTCGCGATGGCGGCCGCCGTCGAACGCCGGTCGAGCCACCCCATCGCCGCTGCGATCGACGATGCCGCCCCGCCGACCACACGCTCGGTGTCGCGTTTCGAGAGCGCCGACCGTACCGTGTCGGCCCTCGTCGACGATACTCGCGTGGTTGTCGGTCATCCGGACTCCTTCGGCGCCGACGAGTGGACGATTCCAGCGGAGATCGGCGCGGCCGTCACGGACGCCTACGAATCGGGGACTCATCCCACGGCGGTTGCCTGGGACGGTGTCGTCCAGGGGATCGTCTCGGTCCGAGACACGCCGCGCGAGAACTGGGACCGCGTGGTTTCCGATCTCGCGGCTGCGGACCGGGACATCGTCGTGCTGACCGGCGACGACGAACGGATGACCGAGACGTTCGCGAACCATCCCGCGATCGATCACGTATTCGCAGGCGTGCGCCCCGAGTCGAAGGAAGTGATCGTCCAGGGCCTCCGCGAGCGCGGGACGACGACGATGATCGGCGATGGAACGAACGACGCGCCCGCTCTCGCGAGCGCGGATCTCGGGATCGCTGTCTCGAGCAGCACCGATCTGGCGATCGAGGCGGCCGACGCGGTAGTACTGGACGACCGTCTCGACGCCGTTCCCGAGGTCTTCGAGCTGGCGAGTGAAACGCGAGGCCGAATCAAACAGAACCTTCTCTGGGCGGCTGGCTACAACGCGATCGCGCTCCCACTGGCGATGGCTGGCCTCATCACGCCGTTGATCGCCGCCGTGATGATGGCAATCAGTAGTCTCATCGTCGTCTTCAACTCGAAGCGCCGCCTGCTCTCGGCGAACGGAGATCAGGTGGCTGCGACCGACTCTAGCGACGGCAACGATCAGCTTGGATCTCCCGCCCACTCGGACTAG
- a CDS encoding sulfite exporter TauE/SafE family protein, with product MLALPAVSLISAVLVQLSEIGIASGYGLAVFFLIGLLGGAHCIGMCGPLVATYAERMETDDRWSGALTLFEVRQHTLFNLGRTMSYALIGAVFGTAGALLYGTIGLAGILGPVQGVVGICIGVAILGMGVTRVAGYQQGAVEGVIADTGIGSVFARTYTVISTRIDRWVNGIGIVGLGALHGLLPCMLLYPAFLYAFAQGSPVHGLLSLAALGLGTIPSVFLYGTVIQSVSARQRQVVHYGLGVLFIGLGYVLLAMGLMRFGVMLPLPDIPYYQPIADSGAVA from the coding sequence ATGCTGGCTTTGCCAGCCGTGAGTCTGATATCAGCAGTTCTAGTACAACTGAGTGAGATCGGCATCGCGAGTGGCTACGGACTCGCGGTGTTTTTTCTGATTGGCCTCCTCGGCGGTGCACACTGTATTGGAATGTGCGGACCGCTCGTCGCAACCTACGCCGAGCGTATGGAAACCGACGACCGCTGGTCGGGCGCACTCACCCTCTTTGAAGTGCGACAGCACACGCTGTTCAACCTCGGCCGGACGATGAGCTACGCCCTCATCGGAGCTGTCTTCGGGACTGCCGGCGCGCTCCTCTACGGGACGATCGGGCTCGCCGGGATTCTCGGGCCAGTCCAGGGTGTCGTCGGCATCTGTATCGGCGTGGCAATCCTCGGGATGGGAGTCACCCGGGTAGCCGGCTACCAACAAGGAGCCGTCGAAGGTGTGATTGCCGATACTGGTATCGGATCAGTATTCGCGCGAACCTACACAGTGATCTCGACACGGATCGACCGCTGGGTCAACGGCATCGGCATCGTCGGCCTCGGCGCACTGCATGGACTGTTGCCGTGTATGCTGCTCTATCCCGCATTCCTGTACGCGTTCGCACAGGGCTCGCCTGTACATGGCCTCCTCTCGCTCGCCGCGCTCGGCCTCGGGACGATCCCGAGTGTGTTCCTCTACGGAACGGTGATCCAGTCAGTGAGCGCCCGCCAGCGACAGGTGGTCCACTATGGACTCGGTGTGTTGTTCATCGGGCTCGGATACGTACTGTTGGCGATGGGGCTCATGCGGTTTGGCGTCATGCTCCCGTTGCCCGACATCCCGTACTATCAACCGATCGCCGACTCGGGGGCGGTTGCGTAA
- a CDS encoding mechanosensitive ion channel family protein, with amino-acid sequence MVLLQTVSVDPQQYIPPIVSALTTAVLFVVAFAVIYWLGKYFLSRTVERGLEHRDFDQTLIDLAVSTTVVVVAVVAAALAATVAGFGVVLAAFATLAGALALAVGFAAQDIIANFVAGVFIIQDEPFTTGDWIEWNGNSAVVREVQLRVTKLETFDNQLVTVPNSDLAGAALINNEANDERRVSVGFGIGYEDDIEQAREAILDEGSRIEGVLDEPEPTAPVTELGDSAVVLQGRIWIDPEEHSYGAVRAQFLEAVKERFDADGIDMPYPNTELSGGLEVTNVGEIESGADD; translated from the coding sequence ATGGTACTACTCCAGACGGTATCCGTCGATCCACAGCAATATATTCCACCGATCGTGAGCGCGCTCACGACGGCCGTCTTGTTCGTCGTCGCGTTCGCGGTCATCTACTGGCTCGGGAAGTACTTCCTGTCCCGGACAGTCGAGCGCGGGCTCGAACACCGGGATTTCGATCAAACACTCATCGACCTCGCTGTGAGCACGACCGTCGTCGTGGTCGCCGTCGTCGCCGCCGCGTTGGCCGCGACGGTCGCGGGCTTCGGTGTCGTCCTCGCGGCGTTCGCGACGCTCGCTGGGGCACTCGCACTGGCGGTCGGCTTCGCCGCACAGGATATCATCGCGAACTTCGTCGCTGGCGTGTTCATCATTCAGGACGAACCGTTCACGACCGGCGACTGGATCGAGTGGAACGGCAACTCGGCCGTGGTCCGCGAAGTCCAGCTCAGGGTAACGAAACTCGAGACGTTCGACAACCAGCTCGTCACCGTTCCGAATAGCGACCTCGCCGGCGCTGCGCTGATCAACAACGAGGCGAACGACGAACGCCGCGTCTCGGTCGGGTTCGGGATCGGATACGAGGACGACATCGAACAGGCCCGTGAGGCGATACTCGACGAAGGATCGCGGATCGAGGGCGTGCTGGACGAGCCCGAACCGACCGCGCCCGTGACGGAACTGGGCGACTCGGCCGTCGTGCTTCAGGGCCGAATCTGGATCGATCCCGAGGAACACAGTTACGGAGCGGTCCGCGCCCAGTTCCTCGAGGCAGTCAAGGAGCGCTTCGATGCAGACGGGATCGACATGCCGTATCCCAACACCGAACTCTCCGGCGGGCTCGAAGTCACGAACGTCGGTGAGATTGAGTCGGGCGCTGACGACTGA
- a CDS encoding methyl-accepting chemotaxis protein, whose protein sequence is MEGGQEFWLQTFESLVTDLPEPAFVVDADGVITHWNEAVGELLGLPASKAVGMNAYDVFGTEGESETLAEEVIRTGTPIRESDFRSAERPDGSVGHARAVAVPLQGPDGDAIGAMELLVDFSDIVEQRKELQELQSQMADDVESAVGELSDSADAVTAQSSDIRDVADDQASDLEEVQSEVSGFSASVEEIASSAEEVSNQSKRTKDLADESVETATETIERVEKATESAEQVAEETTELQSHIEEIDEFVEVINDIADQTNILALNANIEAARSEGNNDGFAVVADEIKELANESKQHADEVERIVTEVSEMADDTVEGVEAATDEIQRGLSELETVLENQEAIRSATIETDEGISEIAEATDDQAASAEEMASMIDDVARRAADISDSIDELAEANETQHQMVQDLGENVERVEHQLSTITE, encoded by the coding sequence ATGGAGGGCGGTCAGGAGTTCTGGCTGCAGACCTTCGAATCTCTAGTCACCGATCTCCCCGAACCGGCCTTCGTCGTCGACGCGGACGGTGTAATCACGCACTGGAACGAGGCAGTCGGCGAGCTACTGGGACTGCCGGCGAGCAAAGCCGTCGGGATGAACGCCTACGACGTATTCGGGACCGAAGGCGAATCCGAAACCCTCGCCGAGGAAGTGATCCGAACCGGCACTCCCATACGGGAATCCGACTTCCGGTCCGCGGAGCGACCGGACGGGTCGGTTGGGCACGCCCGCGCGGTGGCGGTCCCCTTGCAGGGCCCCGACGGTGATGCCATCGGCGCAATGGAGCTGTTGGTCGATTTCAGTGATATCGTCGAACAGCGCAAGGAGCTACAGGAACTCCAGTCACAGATGGCCGACGACGTCGAATCCGCTGTCGGAGAACTCAGTGACTCGGCCGACGCCGTCACAGCACAGTCCAGCGATATCAGGGACGTCGCCGACGACCAGGCCAGTGATCTGGAGGAAGTCCAGTCCGAGGTCTCCGGATTCAGCGCAAGCGTCGAGGAAATCGCCTCCAGCGCCGAGGAAGTGAGCAACCAGAGCAAACGAACGAAAGACCTCGCCGACGAGTCCGTCGAGACGGCAACCGAAACCATCGAGCGGGTCGAGAAAGCTACCGAATCCGCCGAACAGGTCGCCGAGGAGACGACAGAACTCCAGTCTCACATCGAGGAAATCGACGAGTTCGTCGAGGTCATCAACGATATCGCCGACCAGACGAACATCCTGGCGCTGAACGCCAACATCGAAGCCGCCCGCAGCGAAGGCAACAACGACGGATTCGCGGTGGTCGCTGACGAGATCAAGGAGTTAGCCAACGAGTCCAAACAGCACGCCGACGAGGTCGAACGCATCGTCACAGAGGTCAGTGAGATGGCCGACGACACTGTCGAAGGTGTCGAGGCAGCCACGGACGAGATCCAACGCGGGCTCTCGGAGCTGGAGACGGTGCTCGAAAATCAGGAAGCGATCCGCTCGGCAACGATCGAAACCGACGAGGGGATCAGCGAGATCGCCGAGGCCACCGACGACCAGGCGGCAAGCGCCGAGGAGATGGCCAGTATGATCGACGACGTCGCCCGCCGGGCCGCTGATATCTCCGACTCGATCGACGAACTGGCAGAAGCCAACGAAACCCAGCATCAAATGGTGCAGGATCTCGGCGAGAACGTCGAACGCGTCGAACACCAGCTCTCCACGATCACGGAGTGA
- a CDS encoding SDR family NAD(P)-dependent oxidoreductase, producing the protein MLDSVSADRVVVLTGGTSGIGRIAATELAEEGGTIAVVGRNQSRGEQLATESNTMPGEIRFHQADLATQDGVRALADDLRDSYDRIDALVHNAGLSVSTRTETADGIERTLAVNHIAPYLLTHELLDMVTASAPSRIVVTSSELHRRATLDFDDLQCTTDYDARHAYARSKLAVTAFTIELAARLSDDQQVTANCVHPGFIPSTSLFRDASLRTRLMIRAAALVPGVGTTPQAGARRLHHVITDPRFAEETGAYVTDDGTEPPSAEASDPAIRDRLWTVSADLVGIDPDWP; encoded by the coding sequence GTGCTAGACAGTGTGAGCGCGGATCGCGTGGTGGTGCTTACGGGTGGGACGAGTGGCATTGGTCGGATTGCAGCGACGGAGCTAGCCGAGGAAGGCGGCACTATAGCAGTGGTCGGCCGGAATCAAAGCCGTGGTGAACAACTCGCGACTGAATCGAATACGATGCCAGGCGAGATCCGGTTCCACCAGGCCGATCTCGCGACCCAGGATGGGGTTCGTGCGCTTGCCGACGACCTTCGCGACTCGTACGACCGGATCGATGCACTCGTCCACAATGCCGGATTGTCCGTCTCGACACGGACGGAAACTGCTGACGGGATCGAACGCACACTCGCGGTCAATCACATCGCCCCGTATCTCCTGACCCACGAGCTGCTCGATATGGTGACGGCCTCGGCACCGTCCCGAATCGTCGTCACGTCTTCGGAACTGCACCGCCGTGCGACCCTGGATTTCGACGACTTGCAGTGCACCACCGATTACGATGCACGGCACGCCTATGCCCGCTCGAAATTGGCGGTGACTGCATTCACTATCGAACTCGCGGCCCGACTTTCGGACGACCAGCAGGTGACCGCGAATTGCGTCCATCCCGGATTTATCCCCTCGACGAGCCTGTTCCGCGACGCCTCGCTCAGAACACGTCTCATGATACGTGCGGCAGCACTCGTCCCTGGTGTCGGCACCACCCCACAGGCTGGGGCCCGGCGGCTACACCACGTCATCACGGACCCGCGATTTGCCGAGGAGACTGGTGCCTACGTGACTGACGACGGGACCGAGCCACCCTCGGCCGAAGCGTCTGATCCGGCGATCCGAGACCGACTCTGGACTGTCAGTGCCGACCTGGTCGGCATCGATCCGGACTGGCCGTGA